One genomic region from Apteryx mantelli isolate bAptMan1 chromosome 7, bAptMan1.hap1, whole genome shotgun sequence encodes:
- the TEX36 gene encoding testis-expressed protein 36, translating to MPKGRSANPCTERDGAWFTHMGLCQSHPESTTGSALKQVQNAEEVEYIEERLPPGYRAREQKAVNNNFPFSSHDNRHCLQNVGEYFDFGFGRKKVEPERRQQNSQNFCLWAHESVPSSDDGFTIYQTSFMKDQNTERPFCRRYPKHHLEKCYSDKPIPEGEQNLQPKKSC from the exons ATGCCCAAGGGCAGGTCAGCCAACCCCTGCACGGAGCGCGACGGCGCCTGG ttCACTCATATGGGACTGTGTCAAAGCCACCCTGAGTCAACTACAGGCTCTGCCCTAAAACAGGTACAAAATGCAGAAGAAGTTGAGTATATTGAGGAGAGATTGCCACCAGGCTACAGGGCTCGGGAGCAG AAAGCGGTGAACAAcaactttccattttcttctcatgaCAACAGACATTGTTTACAGAATGTAGGAGAATATTTTGATTTT GGTTTTGGACGGAAGAAGGTTGAACCAGAGAGAAGGCAACAGAACTCACAAAACTTCTGCCTATGGGCACATGAATCTGTTCCTAGCAGTGATGATGGCTTTACCATCTATCAAACATCATTCATGAAAGATCAAAATACTGAGCGCCCATTCTGTAGGCGATATCCAAAACACCACTTAGAAAAGTGCTACAGTGACAAACCCATTCCTGAGGGTGAACAAAATCTGCAGCCAAAAAAGTCATGTTAA
- the EDRF1 gene encoding erythroid differentiation-related factor 1, whose product MEEPCAAGADAGAAAAAPPRGDAEEPKQGSLLFLGGNEVKSSAVVKYSSAPPQAAFARLQEKTDLKLPPANWLRESAKLGSAGTTILGNNKKSKPFSSFGMAYDFIDSIGNDVDVVSDSENIKKLLKIPYSKSHVSMAVHRIGRTLLLDELDIQELFMRSSQTGDWTWLKEFYQRLIDQKWQRKKKSKEHWYQKAILSKFLYYSINGDGAAQPVPSTSKQHQEGPVSGESDEAGRASWPAPFEMPSSISEDPGASNQGSVPLEPSCIVGHVASAPKEQNLTTLFNDGENSQGLKNDFVRNILWTFEDIHMLVGSNMPIFGGGRYPAVSLRLRDNNKPINVLTGIDYWLDNLICNVPELVMCFHVNGIVQKYEMIKTEDIPNLENSNFSTKVIKDIAQNILSFLKSNCTKEGHTYWLFKASGSDIVKLYDLTTLCEETEDKYQNPFTMPVAILLYKVACNMMLKKNQNKKHYGTIRTLLLNCLKLLDNGRHPQIIASANYMLSELFQLDEPKKEDGTDFPMNGNSDESYSEEEEEMPDSDENGSYSNSSDPPDDNKAVAIIKSVGELSVPEKYKSVHRIRPSCAFPVCHGAEERCRLVLSYVLEGLKSVDSSIKKEGDLPAADPSTPIPLKYEDESTSGAPECLEKQMALFLDKMGSFPKGKHSSLSGMIPGSWQYKMKLQLILKSSKAYYVLSDAAMSLQKYGRALRYIKLALQCHDTYCCLCASMLPEVLVFLCQCLTLCGDTQLMLAQNANNRAAYLEEYNYQTKEDQEILHSLHRESSCQVFAWATDLSTDLECQLSVSCKCYEAANEILLFSNLKNQNPEQHMQVLKRMGNIRNEIGVFYMNQAAAVQTERVVSKNVSTTEQQLWKKSFSCFEKGIQNFESIDDATNAALLLCNTGRLMRICAQAHCATEGDFKREFSPEEALYYNKAIDYYLKALRSLGKREMHPAVWDSVNWELSTTYFTMATLQQDYAPLSRKAQEQIEKEVSEAMMKSLKYCDVDTVSPRQPLCQYRAATIHHRLASMYHSCLRNQVGDEHLRKQHRVLADLHYSKAVRLFQLLKDAPCEFLRVQLERVAFAEFQMASQNSCAGKLKTLFGALDIMVKTKCAFQLIRKELAAECEQISENKSSAENTTSNDSSTSLNKEEVLKLLSIFESRMSFLLLQSVKLLTSAKKKTGGINEEEEVLKTNKQVYSLLLRATANKSMTLLERIEVILSLLEQLTQNSEASNVGIQ is encoded by the exons ATGGAGGAGCCCTGCGCAGCCGGGGCCgacgcgggggccgccgccgccgccccgccgagagGAGACGCGGAGGAGCCGAAGCAG gGGTCGCTGTTGTTTCTTGGAGGCAATGAAGTAAAAAGCAGTGCTGTGGTGAAATACTCGTCTGCCCCGCCGCAAGCGGCGTTTGCCCGTCTTCAGGAGAAGACTGATTTGAAACTTCCACCTGCAAACTGGTTACGTGAAAGCGCTAAGCTAGGATCAGCAGGTACAACTATTCTTGGCAACAACAAGAAAAGTAAACCCTTTTCAAG CTTTGGAATGGCATATGACTTCATTGACTCAATTGGAAATGATGTGGATGTCGTGTCTGATTCAGAG aatattaaaaaacttCTGAAGATACCTTATAGCAAGTCACATGTGAGCATGGCAGTACATCGAATTGGGCGGACCCTCTTGCTGGATGAGCTAGATATTCAAGAACTCTTCATGAGATCATCTCAG ACAGGAGACTGGACATGGCTGAAAGAGTTTTATCAAAGGCTGATTGATCAGAAGTGGCAACGAAAAAAGAAGAGTAAAGAGCACTGGTACCAGAAGGCTATTCTTTCCAAATTTTTGTATTACAG TATTAATGGTGATGGAGCTGCTCAGCCTGTTCCTTCCACTTCGAAACAGCACCAGGAGGGTCCTGTTTCAGGTGAGAGTGATGAAGCAGGAAGGGCCTCCTGGCCAGCTCCTTTTGAAATGCCTTCTTCAATATCTGAAGATCCAGGTGCCTCTAACCAG GGAAGTGTGCCTCTTGAACCCTCATGTATAGTGGGGCATGTGGCCTCAGCCCCCAAAGAACAAAACCTGACTACTTTGTTCAATGACGGGGAAAACAGTCAG GGACTTAAAAATGACTTTGTTCGTAACATCTTGTGGACCTTTGAAGATATCCACATGTTAGTAGGATCAAATATGCCTATATTTGGAGGTGGGAGATACCCTGCTGTGAGCTTGCGTCTCAG GGATAACAACAAGCCAATAAACGTGTTAACAGGAATTGACTATTGGCTGGATAACTTAATATGCAATGTCCCGGAGCTTGTGATGTGCTTTCATGTTAATGGAATTGTTCAG aaatatgaaatgaTCAAGACTGAAGATATTCCCAATTTGGAAAACTCAAATTTCTCTACCAAAGTGATAAAGGATATTGCTCAAAATATCTTATCTTTTCTGAAATCAAATTGTACCAAAGAAGGACATACTTATTGGTTATTTAAGG CAAGTGGAAGTGATATAGTAAAGCTATATGACCTAACCACTCTTTGTGAAGAAACAGAAGACAAATACCAAAACCCTTTTACAATGCCTGTGGCAATTCTTCTGTACAA AGTTGCTTGCAATATGATGCTGAAGAAAAACCAGAATAAGAAACACTATGGCACTATCAGAACTTTGCTCCTTAATTGTCTGAAGTTGCTGGACAATGGCAGACATCCTCAA attattGCATCAGCAAACTACATGTTATCAGAGCTTTTTCAGTTGGATGAACCTAAAAAAGAAGATGGTACGGACTTCCCTATGAATGGTAATTCTGATGAAAGCTATAgcgaagaagaggaagaaatgccAGATAGTGATGAAAATGGTTCTTACAGTAACAGTTCTGATCCACCAGATGACAATAAAGCAGTGGCTATAATCAAATCAGTAGGAGAGTTATCAGTACCAGAAAAATACAAGTCTGTTCATCGAATACGA CCTAGTTGTGCATTTCCTGTCTGCCATGGCGCTGAAGAACGCTGTAGGCTAGTGCTCAGTTATGTCCTGGAG GGCTTGAAATCTGTTGACAGCAGCATTAAAAAAGAAGGTGACCTTCCTGCAGCTGACCCCAGCACCCCAATCCCATTGAAATATGAAGATGAATCCACCAGTGGTGCTCCTGAGTGTCTGGAAAAACAGATGGCCTTATTTTTAGACAAAA TGGGCTCGTTTCCGAAGGGTAAACATTCCAGTCTGTCAGGAATGATTCCTGGATCGTGGCAATATAAAATGAAACTTCAGCTCATTCTGAAGTCGTCAAAGGCTTATTACGTTCTGTCCGATGCTGCGATGAGCCTGCAGAAATACGGGAGAGCGTTACGGTACATCAAACTAGCTTTACAGTGCCATG ATACCTACTGTTGCCTGTGTGCCAGCATGCTTCCTGAAGTATTAGTATTTCTTTGTCAGTGTTTAACCCTCTGTGGAGATACCCAGTTAATGCTTGCCCAAAATGCAAATAATAGAGCAGCATATCTTGAAGAATATAACTACCAGACGAAAGAAGATCAGGAAATACTACACAGTCTTCACAGAGAATCCAGCTGCCAAG tgTTTGCATGGGCTACTGACTTGTCTACAGACTTGGAGTGTCAACTTTCAGTCAGCTGTAAATGTTATGAGGCAGCCAATGAAATTTTACTTTTtagtaatttaaaaaatcagaatccAGAGCAGCACATGCAAGTACTGAAGAGGATGGGCAACATCAGGAATGAAATTGGAGTGTTCTACATGaaccaggctgctgcagtgcagacTGAGAGAGTGG TGAGTAAAAATGTATCAACAACAGAACAGCAACTCTGGAAGAAAAGCTTCTCTTGTTTTGAAAAAGGGATTCAGAATTTTGAGTCAATTGACGACGCAACCaatgctgctctgctgctgtgtaACACGGGAAGACTGATGCGAATTTGTGCTCAAGCCCACTGTGCGACTGAAGGGGACTTCAAAAGAGAGTTTTCCCCAGAAGAGGCCCTTTATTATAATAAG GCTATTGACTACTATCTGAAGGCATTAAGATCTCTGGGTAAGAGAGAGATGCATCCAGCTGTTTGGGATTCTGTAAACTGGGAGCTTTCTACGACATATTTCACTATGGCAACTCTACAGCAGGATTATGCTCCATTATCTAGAAAGGCTCAGGAACAG ATAGAAAAGGAAGTTAGTGAAGCCATGATGAAGTCTTTGAAATATTGCGATGTTGATACAGTGTCTCCACGACAGCCTCTCTGCCAATATCGGGCTGCGACCATCCACCACAGGCTTGCTTCGATGTATCATAGCTGCCTGAGAAACCAG GTTGGTGACGAGCATTTGAGGAAGCAACATCGTGTACTTGCTGATCTTCATTATAGTAAAGCAGTAAGACTCTTTCAGCTCTTAAAGGATGCACCCTGCGAGTTCCTTCGTGTGCAACTGGAAAGAGTGGCATTTGCAGAATTCCAGATGGCGA gtcaGAACAGCTGTGCTGGGAAATTAAAGACTTTGTTTGGAGCCCTAGACATAATGGTGAAAACCAAGTGTGCGTTTCAGCTCATCAGAAAAGAGCTTGCGGCAGAGTGTGAACAG ataAGCGAGAATAAAAGTAGTGCTGAGAATACAACATCTAATGATTCTTCCACTAGCCTTAACAAAGAAGAAGTATTGAAACTGCTTAGTATTTTTGAGTCCAGAATGTCGTTCCTTCTCCTACAATCTGTTAAATTGTTAActtcagcaaaaaagaaaacagg GGGCATtaatgaagaagaagaagttcttaaaacaaacaagcaagtttACTCCCTGCTGTTGCGTGCAACTGCTAACAAAAGCATGACTCTGCTAGAGCGAATAGAGGTAATCTTAAGTTTGCTGGAACAACTGACTCAAAATAGTGAAGCCAGCAATGTAGGAATTCAGTGA